aatatatttatatatcttgCGTATCGTGCATATTCTTATTTATTTACttcataaaatttgaaaattacccaaaaattaatttctttttttttttttaaaaaaagggtggTTGCTCATCTTCTCAAATAAAGATGGGATTCCAGACCTATGAAAAAGTAATTTTGAAAACTGATTTCAGTTAAATCTCTTGTCAAGAAAGGGGAAATTTTGGAAACTTGGCTTTCAACTGTTTTTTTTATATCGAAATAATTTTAAGGGTAAACTATTAAATTAGTCACTTTTGTTTCTcttagattatattttagttagTTATGTTTGAAAAAAATGTTActttttagtcacttacgttatcgtattgtaatattttagtcactgaaAAGTAATTGTCATTAAAAGTGTAACGATAAGTAAATGTGACACtttaaaattatcatttcaaaagaaaattttaagttaaattatacaattggtccttatattttttaagcaatttaattttttttcttttaagttaaaagagatggagaatgaaggaaaatagagggagaagtagaagagaaaggaaaaaaaaaagaagttaaaaaaataaaacaaaaaagtaaattgctcaaaacaaaaaaatatggaGACTAATTGTACAATTTAATCTAAATTTTTTGTTTGAGATGATGATTAGATGTGCCACGTCAGCTTACCATTACACCCTTAATAGCAATTAACAacttagtgactaaaatgttacaacacgttaacataagtaactaaaacataacatttcaaatataagtgaataaaatgtaacataaagaaaataaaagatactTACCCTAATTTTAAATCATTTGGCAGGTTATGACATTACCTATCAACCAACTCTTAATATTTTATGTtgtaacaacaataataataataataataataataataataataataataataataattaatattattaaattatacttaTATCTAAATCAATCAAATAATTTGTGtagatttaattttattaaatggcGAAACAATAGAAGgaagtaatatataaaaatttgaatccataatattaaaatttaaaatccgAAATGTATCAAAATTTGGAAtgtaaattaaaaaaagttaatAATATATAATTGAGAGGATATTGGAGTTTTGAATACTCATGCTTACATTTAATCTTGATTCTTATTACATTAGGTTACACCCACAATGCACATTGAGATTGTTTTGTTTCTTAGCTAAAATTACAAGGATAAAGAGTATTGGTTTTACCCTTAAAAAGCTACCATCTCTAACTTGTAAGTAAACAAAAATTCACTCAGTTCTTTTCACTGCCACTTCTATTGATGGACAGCAACTTATTGAACATTCTTTTGGGTCTCCTAGGAAGAGCACAAAATGCCTTAAACTTAGAAGGTCTTCCCATTCCATCACGATTCATCTCATTTTCATCTAAATCATCTTCTCCAGCTACCTTGTTCCTTAATCTCGAATTTCTCGACTTTGGGGATTTAATGCCTGAGTTGCTCCATTCATCATCTGCTGGGATACTAGTAGTAGTGCTTAAAGGCCCTGGAGGCTTAGATGGATCAATGTTATGAGAGGCTAAAAGTGCCTTGATGTTGCTAGGGAGGTCAGCCACTTTGGCCCCCGTTGTGGCTGCTCGAGCTTGCTCGAAGAATAGAACTTGTACCACTACTCTTAGTGGAAGCTTTTCATTTTGAGCAGCATGCATGCAAGCCTCTACCGACAGCTTCCTGCAGTCCAGAATACGGCATAACCTTTTCCTTTCACTCTTGTTTAGCTCCGGGTGTGCCTGGATATTCAAAAACAGCAACTAATTGAATCTGCACCTTCATATTAGCACTAGTAACAGCTCAGTTTATGCCACTGTTCAGAATTGGTCATGTTTATTGAGATGATTACAAATTATATTCTACGAATTTCCCTCCATTGCAGAAATTCAACACAAGTATGAAACATGGTAAACTAGTGAGGCCAGGAAAACGGTTTGTATTTACCTTGAGATAAATGTCGATGGCTCGGTAGAGATCGTCATGGTCAGGCCGTGAGAAATTTGGGATGGTCTCAGCTATTGCAATGAATTTTGAGAGAGGCAGATTTACGTCTTTGGCAATCTCTTGGAGATATCCATCTACAATTCTACCTACTTTTAGTTTGGAACTGTGTGATGCAGAAGAAGATCTCCTAGCTTCCTGAAACTCCAAATCCACATTCTCGGCTGATCGCGACCTTCTTCTCCTCTCAATCCCCAGCTTTGATCTCGGAGGGCTCGTTGGTGTACTTTGTCCTTGTAACATGAATTGCTCGAAAATGGTCAAAACTATGTCGACGTCATAGAGGGTATCGCTCGAGTGTGATAAACAAGGTATTAACAGATCACTGACTCTTGCCTCCTCTAATTGAAGTGCTACTCTTCTAGCCAATTCCATCTTTGAAGAAGATGAAGCATTAAGGATGTTGGCTACTTTCAAGAGCTTAAGTAGAAAACTGCAAGAAACAGCGCCTTTCTCTGATGGGAGTAAACTTACTAAAGATTCCAACACCAACCTGTGCTTTGAAGTAACCTCGCCAGCCGAGTCTGAATCCGAGGTAGATGCTGTTGTTGCTTCTCTGTTAGTTTTTACTTTTCTTGATATGTTAGGTAGCCATCGAGATGCATAAACTTGCAGTGCTTCACCAATGAGATTAGAGAGTATTTTCCCACCAGATTTAATACCTATCATGGTTCTCCAGTAGAGATCAATACTCAACTCAGCAATGTCCTCAGCCCACCAACCTTTGATAGTCTGTTGGTGCCGCTGGCTCTCGGCTCCATTGCAAGACATA
This window of the Gossypium arboreum isolate Shixiya-1 chromosome 12, ASM2569848v2, whole genome shotgun sequence genome carries:
- the LOC108476909 gene encoding BTB/POZ domain-containing protein At1g67900-like, whose translation is MKFMKLGSRPDTFYTTEAVRSVSSEVSSDLIIQVKGSRYMLHKFPLLSKCMRLQRICSESPETLQPQIIQLPDFPGGIEAFEFCAKFCYGITITLSAYNIVAVRCAAEYLQMTEDVEKGNLVYKVEVFFNSCILHGWKDSIITLQSTKAFSLWSEDLGITSRCIESIASKVLTHPSKVSLSHSHSRRVQDDMSCNGAESQRHQQTIKGWWAEDIAELSIDLYWRTMIGIKSGGKILSNLIGEALQVYASRWLPNISRKVKTNREATTASTSDSDSAGEVTSKHRLVLESLVSLLPSEKGAVSCSFLLKLLKVANILNASSSSKMELARRVALQLEEARVSDLLIPCLSHSSDTLYDVDIVLTIFEQFMLQGQSTPTSPPRSKLGIERRRRSRSAENVDLEFQEARRSSSASHSSKLKVGRIVDGYLQEIAKDVNLPLSKFIAIAETIPNFSRPDHDDLYRAIDIYLKAHPELNKSERKRLCRILDCRKLSVEACMHAAQNEKLPLRVVVQVLFFEQARAATTGAKVADLPSNIKALLASHNIDPSKPPGPLSTTTSIPADDEWSNSGIKSPKSRNSRLRNKVAGEDDLDENEMNRDGMGRPSKFKAFCALPRRPKRMFNKLLSINRSGSEKN